Proteins encoded together in one Desulfovibrio sp. UCD-KL4C window:
- a CDS encoding CBS domain-containing protein, which yields MLLRKRAWDMMHEDFATIDESASLAEAIRLLRDSMKTAPDNNIVVVKKKNGSLKGVASIWTMLKAVEEKVLKDEDLYLDENTDWDRAFKRAGTACSHSSLDDHIETNIPILKPRDPMLVVLELFRKKHRSWALVQEGGSIIGVVLISDVYRELTRDLVTQF from the coding sequence ATGTTGCTGAGAAAAAGAGCTTGGGATATGATGCATGAAGATTTTGCAACTATTGACGAATCAGCCAGTCTTGCTGAAGCAATAAGACTTCTTCGAGACAGTATGAAAACCGCTCCTGATAATAATATTGTGGTGGTAAAGAAAAAAAATGGATCACTTAAAGGAGTCGCATCCATTTGGACTATGCTCAAAGCAGTTGAAGAAAAAGTCCTGAAAGATGAAGATTTATATCTGGATGAGAATACAGACTGGGACCGAGCTTTTAAAAGAGCAGGAACTGCTTGCAGTCACAGCTCGCTTGATGATCATATTGAGACAAATATTCCGATCCTTAAACCGAGAGACCCAATGCTTGTGGTGCTGGAACTGTTCCGCAAAAAACATCGTTCATGGGCGTTGGTACAGGAAGGAGGCAGTATTATAGGTGTTGTTCTAATCAGCGATGTATACCGTGAACTGACCAGAGATCTCGTAACGCAGTTTTAA
- a CDS encoding HD domain-containing protein, whose protein sequence is MPNIRKSLLQLIFSGSFMKRWNDKLRPMELVEVDKQAHKMIAAWILFTLNSEHMSPREKIKLGNQIVEGGIFEYLFRIVITDIKPPVFYRIKENPEHYRKLAQWVLKQLRPRLMPLGNEFWERLKNFHLNPDDTTISARILSASHMYASYSEFKLLKHLNQPDDELIAIEENFKSRLKCHCDLKGVQELLNSETTVLGKFADLCGRLRFQTRWSQTPRIPETSVLGHVYIVATFAWFFSLEIGACPARRQNNFFAGLFHDLPELLTRDIISPVKKADPTIGDLIKEYEDQEVETRINKPLIDNGYESIVSRLGYFLGSDTGSEFQSAAIIDGCAKKVTTEELDSRYNDDCYDPRDGELLKLCDHLAAFLEAYNSLQNGITSAPLHQAYWRISQSYMENPVVAGIHVGPLLADFD, encoded by the coding sequence ATGCCTAATATTCGAAAAAGTTTACTCCAACTTATTTTTTCCGGCTCGTTTATGAAACGCTGGAATGACAAACTGCGTCCAATGGAGCTGGTTGAAGTGGATAAGCAGGCTCACAAAATGATTGCAGCATGGATTCTTTTTACCCTAAACAGTGAGCACATGTCCCCCCGAGAAAAAATAAAACTTGGAAATCAAATTGTTGAAGGCGGGATTTTCGAATATCTATTCAGAATAGTCATTACCGACATTAAACCACCAGTGTTCTACCGAATTAAAGAAAATCCAGAGCATTATCGTAAACTGGCCCAGTGGGTACTCAAGCAATTACGCCCACGCTTAATGCCGCTCGGGAATGAATTCTGGGAGAGACTTAAAAATTTCCATTTGAATCCTGATGACACTACTATTTCTGCAAGAATTCTATCTGCTTCCCACATGTACGCAAGTTATTCTGAGTTCAAACTCCTGAAACATTTGAATCAGCCGGATGATGAACTGATTGCCATAGAAGAAAATTTCAAATCACGTCTTAAATGTCACTGTGATCTCAAAGGAGTTCAAGAGCTGCTCAACTCAGAAACCACGGTCTTAGGCAAGTTCGCTGATCTATGCGGGCGACTAAGGTTTCAAACAAGATGGTCTCAAACTCCAAGAATACCAGAAACATCTGTCCTCGGTCATGTTTATATTGTTGCGACTTTTGCATGGTTTTTCAGTCTTGAAATAGGGGCTTGCCCGGCAAGACGACAGAATAATTTCTTTGCAGGACTTTTCCATGATCTGCCGGAACTTCTTACACGTGATATTATCTCCCCTGTAAAAAAAGCTGACCCAACAATCGGAGACTTGATCAAAGAGTATGAAGATCAGGAAGTTGAGACAAGAATAAACAAACCACTTATCGATAATGGATATGAATCCATAGTCTCTAGACTCGGATATTTCCTCGGTTCAGATACAGGTTCAGAATTTCAATCCGCTGCTATAATTGATGGTTGCGCTAAAAAAGTCACTACAGAAGAACTGGATTCCCGCTACAATGACGATTGCTACGACCCTAGAGATGGCGAGCTTCTCAAACTATGTGATCATCTGGCAGCTTTTCTGGAAGCATACAACTCTTTGCAAAACGGAATAACTTCTGCTCCTCTGCATCAAGCATATTGGAGAATAAGTCAGAGCTATATGGAAAATCCGGTGGTCGCCGGTATTCATGTCGGTCCCCTGCTTGCAGATTTTGATTAA